A genomic region of Cydia amplana chromosome 5, ilCydAmpl1.1, whole genome shotgun sequence contains the following coding sequences:
- the LOC134648103 gene encoding transcription elongation factor S-II, whose protein sequence is MSVEEDVMKIQKKLTKMTSDDGTGQEEALELLKTLQTMAINLDVLTKTRIGMTVNALRKSSKDEEVISLCKTLIKNWKKFLSAPNTPSKESGGSSKSKKDSGKDKDKKEDKEKDRKLPQSFPPQSNTTDAVRLKCRELLTSALKVDGENPNSCGTPEELAEELEECIYGEFKNTDMRYKNRVRSRVANLKDPKNPTLRTNFLNGVISASRLAKMTPEEMASDEMKKLREKFIKEAIDDAQLATVQGTKTEMLKCGKCKKKNCTYNQLQTRSSDEPMTTFVLCNECGNRWKFC, encoded by the exons ATGAGCGTAGAAGAAGAtgttatgaaaatacaaaagaAATTGACCAAAATGACATCGGATGATGGCACG GGCCAAGAAGAAGCATTGGAGTTGCTTAAAACTCTGCAGACCATGGCTATTAACCTGGATGTGCTGACTAAAACAAGGATAGGCATGACTGTTAATGCTCTACGTAAGTCAAGTAAGGACGAGGAAGTTATATCTCTCtgtaaaacgctaattaaaaacTGGAAAAAGTTCTTGTCCGCGCCCAATACTCCGTCCAAGGAGTCTGGAGGGTCATCTAAGTCTAAGAAAGATTCTGGGAAAGACAAGGATAAGAAGGAAGACAAGGAAAAAGACAGAAAACTGCCCCAATCATTCCCACCTCAGTCAAACACAACTGATGCTGTAAGACTCAAGTGCAGGGAACTGCTCACTAGCGCACTTAAGGTAGACGGAGAAAACCCCAATTCTTGTGGAACCCCAGAAGAGCTTGCTGAAGAATTGGAAGAATGCATTTATGGTGAATTTAAGAACACAGACATGAGATACAAAAACAGGGTGAGGTCAAGAGTAGCCAATCTAAAAGATCCTAAGAACCCGACCCTCCGCACAAACTTCCTCAATGGTGTCATTTCAGCTTCACGGCTAGCTAAGATGACTCCAGAGGAAATGGCCAGCGATGAAATGAAGAAACTAAGAGAGAAATTCATTAAAGAAGCTATTGATGATGCTCAATTGGCCACTGTACAAGGCACCAAAACTGAAATGCTCAAGTGCGGCAAGTGCAAAAAGAAGAATTGTACTTACAACCAGCTGCAGACCAGAAGCTCTGATGAACCTATGACCACTTTTGTACTCTGTAACGAGTGTGGTAACCGCTGGAAATTCTGCTAA
- the LOC134648374 gene encoding putative defense protein Hdd11, protein MWFSYVLVAVSVAAYADAYSSGAPEGACKDMIPRHPVSPQKSPAPYTITTSTKVVKAGTPMEVVIAGKGPKNTMRGLLLQARKGDEIVGKFTLKPNDPFAQLMNCGQPGNAVSHKKHDEKDDQHTVTYTWTPPAGFNDEIKFRATIAHNGAVFWVGVESAPVKVTA, encoded by the exons ATGTGGTTCTCTTACGTGTTGGTGGCTGTCTCCGTGGCGGCGTACGCGGACGCGTACTCCAGCGGCGCCCCCGAAGGCGCCTGCAAGGACATGATCCCGCGGCACCCAGTGTCGCCGCAGAAGTCCCCAGCTCCGTACACCATCACCACCAGCACTAAG GTGGTGAAAGCCGGCACCCCCATGGAGGTGGTGATCGCGGGCAAGGGCCCCAAGAACACCATGCGCGGGCTGCTCCTGCAGGCGCGCAAGGGGGACGAGATCGTGGGCAAGTTCACCCTCAAGCCCAACGACCCCTTCGCGCAGCTCATGAACTGCGGCCAGCCAGGA AACGCCGTGAGCCACAAGAAACACGACGAGAAGGACGACCAGCACACCGTCACCTACACCTGGACGCCACCGGCTGGCTTCAATGACGAGATCAAATTCAG AGCGACTATCGCACACAACGGAGCGGTGTTTTGGGTGGGAGTCGAATCGGCCCCCGTCAAAGTTACTGCTTAA
- the LOC134648104 gene encoding MKRN2 opposite strand protein, producing MDPGILCFHHCGNKVFCTIIPEQCPVCEQKLDRYDYNLLPFRVPYPFVKASQHPRAIVMKPTHGDFLNDYYNSKDLHIGVTNSHGCVVEFSEGGVNGVDTLTKKWSTCDASSDWDQCLLLEKFDELWNEIWDSVLMKVSLSPLWEAERYNEERHNCFTFVLAFLRALDCGELSDKARDPKLFCKQYVVPRTSAAGKYISLYRQLKRQDYFIQSQ from the exons ATGGATCCGGGGATCCTTTGTTTCCACCATTGTGGCAACAAAGTTTTCTGCACAATTATTCCGGAACAATGTCCGGTATGTGAGCAGAAACTAGACCGATATGACTACAATTTGTTACCATTCAG GGTACCGTATCCCTTCGTCAAGGCGTCTCAGCACCCGAGAGCTATAGTCATGAAGCCTACTCATGGAGATTTTCTCAA CGATTATTACAACTCCAAAGACTTGCACATAGGGGTGACTAACTCGCATGGGTGTGTTGTGGAGTTCAGTGAAGGTGGAGTGAATGGTGTGGACACTTTGACCAAAAAATGGAGCACTTGTGATGCAAGCTCTGACTGGGACCAGTGCCTCCTTCTAGAAAAGTTTGATGAATTATGGAATGAGATTTGGGATAGTGTACTTATGAAG GTGAGCCTCAGTCCACTTTGGGAAGCTGAGAGATATAATGAGGAGAGACACAATTGCTTTACATTTGTACTGGCTTTCCTGAGAGCTCTGGACTGTGGAGAACTCTCTGACAAGGCGCGAGACCCCAAACTCTTCTGCAAACAATATGTGGTCCCTAGAACCTCTGCGGCCGGGAAGTACATCTCCCTGTACCGGCAGCTCAAGCGACAGGACTACTTCATACAGAGCCAATGA